A genomic segment from Necator americanus strain Aroian chromosome III, whole genome shotgun sequence encodes:
- a CDS encoding hypothetical protein (NECATOR_CHRIII.G9295.T1) encodes MNRNSNNPDPGLRGLKPPSFLSTRLVHPCRKHISPSRWQLSSKAVRRILRSTLLVHLSLILHTFLLQVFPYIHRSSKI; translated from the exons ATGAATCGCAACAGTAACAATCCTGATCCAGGATTACGTGGTCTAAAACCACCT TCGTTCCTGAGCACTCGGCTAGTCCATCCGTGTAGAAAACACATCAGCCCATCTCGTTGGCAACTTTCCTCGAAGGCAGTTAGAAGAATCTTGAGATCCactcttttagtccatctatcctTGATCCTCCACACG TTCCTCCTACAAGTATTTCCCTATATCCATAGATCGTCCAAGATATAA